From one Humulus lupulus chromosome 8, drHumLupu1.1, whole genome shotgun sequence genomic stretch:
- the LOC133797316 gene encoding uncharacterized protein LOC133797316 isoform X1 yields MAKNEDSGSPGWGASFFMQTTEDVARAVAAAAAAATAPRSPRPSVIFSSKDENGGSQFQKIQRQVTSILKGFSQPREVKRVTYNPEDLTSLKRQWANFQLQYLDHKSYKEPTRLFESMVVVGLHPNCDIQALERQYVGRRAEGSGKLRNTLSYQNQSRVEPNIEPQVLFVYPPEKQLPLKYKDLLSFCFPGGVEVHAVERTPSMSELNEILLGQEHLKQSDLSFVFRLQVADSTLYGCCMLVEELVQKPSGLLSIISDKQPSYPPLSRHMLTTRRCYCILSRLPFFELHFGVLNSIFTEERLERLTKGIAGLDFESPEDYSKEEHIDESTEETSDSVSVDDRAAEDVLNGSPELSQCKDSEPGAVTNDGSHLDCQMLDKDIDLLKKKIKDDVVSIEPETELATAKRESSGANSEDCDDYVDIIAINKQAVESRFPNAVLPLLRYYQYESSESSPSFQGSPCEDRNFRSDVDDTETEEASFSGQDDSNDLNGILEWAKANDHGSLQIICEYYRLRCPAKGSTLRFHPLEHLHPLEYHRLEETVIHVGGSTIDLRSCTTSLELSEAHTALLVEEEANALSIWAVACICGSLRLENVLTLYAGALLEKNIVVICSNLGILSAIVLSIIPLIRPYRWQSLLVPVLPSDMLDFLDAPVPYIVGVKNKTNEVLSKLSNSVLVDANKNQVKSPTIPQLPKQKELFASLSPYHAKLVGESYLGKKRPIYECTDVQVEAAKGFLSVLRAYSDSLCSNLRPHTITNVQSNDDKVSLLLKESFIDSFPNRDRPFMKHFVDTQLFSGHTDLVLSFFQKE; encoded by the exons ATGGCTAAGAACGAAGATTCAGGTAGCCCTGGTTGGGGTGCTTCTTTTTTTATGCAAACAACGGAAGATGTTGCCAgagctgttgctgctgctgcggcagcagccACTGCCCCACGTTCTCCACGGCCATCTGTGATATTTTCATCAAAGGATGAAAATGGTGGCAGCCAATTTCAGAAAATTCAACGCCAAGTTACTAGTATCCTGAAAGGCTTCTCACAGCCTCGTGAAGTAAAACGTGTAACATATAATCCAGAAGATTTGACTAGCCTGAAGCGTCAATGGGCAAACTTTCAGTTGCAGTACTTG GACCACAAGTCTTATAAGGAGCCAACAAGGCTTTTCGAGAGCATGGTAGTTGTTGGCCTTCACCCTAATTGTGACATTCAAGCACTTGAGAGGCAATATGTTGGAAGAAGGGCTGAAGGTTCTGGAAAGTTGCGAAATACACTTAGTTATCAGAATCAATCACGTGTAGAACCCAATATTGAACCTCAG GTCTTGTTTGTTTACCCTCCAGAAAAGCAGCTGCCACTTAAATACAAGGATCTCCTTTCATTTTGCTTCCCTGGAGGCGTTGAG GTTCATGCTGTTGAAAGAACTCCTTCCATGAGTGAATTAAATGAAATTCTTCTTGGGCAG GAACACCTTAAACAAAGCGATTTGTCATTTGTATTCCGGTTACAG GTTGCTGATTCAACATTATATGGATGCTGCATGTTAGTTGAAGAATTAGTACAAAAACCTTCTGGATTGCTTTCAATAATTTCAGACAAACAACCTTCCTATCCTCCTTTGAGCCGTCATATGCTAACCACTCGCAGATGTTATTGCATTCTCTCAAGGCTTCCTTTTTTTGAATTACACTTCGGTGTATTGAATAG CATCTTCACAGAAGAAAGGTTAGAGCGGCTGACAAAAGGTATTGCTGGTTTAGATTTTGAATCACCAGAGGACTATAGCAAGGAAGAACATATAGACGAAAGTACTGAAGAAACTTCTGACAGTGTATCAGTAGATGATAGAGCTGCAGAGGATGTGCTCAATGGATCACCTGAGCTTTCCCAATGCAAAGATTCTGAACCTGGAGCAGTTACAAATGATGGGAGTCACCTAGATTGTCAGATGCTTGACAAGGATATTGACTTGTTGAAGAAAAAAATCAAGGATGATGTTGTTTCTATTGAACCTGAAACCGAGTTGGCTACAGCCAAAAGAGAATCTAGTGGTGCAAATAGTGAAGATTGTGATGACTATGTTGATATCATTGCTATAAATAAGCAAGCAGTGGAAAGCCGTTTCCCAAATGCTGTTCTGCCTCTCCTGCGCTATTATCAATATGAAAGCTCTGAATCTTCACCCAG TTTTCAGGGTTCTCCCTGCGAGGACAGAAATTTTCGGAgtgatgttgatgatactgagacagAAGAGGCATCTTTCTCTGGCCAAGATGATTCTAACGATCTCAATGGTATTTTGGAATGGGCTAAG GCAAATGATCATGGATCACTACAAATCATATGCGAGTATTACCGGCTGCGTTGCCCTGCGAAGGGTTCCACTCTTAGATTTCATCCCTTGGAGCACTTGCATCCCTTGGAATATCATAGACTAGAAGAAACTGTCATACATGTCGGTGGTTCAACTATTGATTTGAGGTCTTGCACTACAAGTTTAGAACTTTCTGAG GCTCATACAGCGCTCTTGGTTGAGGAGGAAGCAAATGCTTTGTCAATATGGGCAGTTGCATGCATATGTGGCTCTTTACGACTCGAAAAC GTATTAACTTTGTATGCTGGGGCACTGCTGGAGAAGAATATTGTGGTGATCTGTTCCAATTTG GGTATCTTATCTGCTATAGTATTGTCAATTATTCCTCTGATCCGTCCTTATCGGTGGCAAAGCCTACTAGTGCCG GTTTTGCCAAGTGACATGCTAGACTTTTTGGATGCACCTGTCCCTTATATT GTTGGTGTGAAGAACAAAACCAATGAAGTTCTATCAAAATTATCCAATTCAGTTCTCGTTGATGCCAACAAGAACCAG GTGAAATCACCTACAATACCCCAACTGCCTAAACAAAAGGAATTGTTTGCATCCCTAAGTCCTTATCATGCAAAGCTCGTTGGAGAAAGTTATTTGGGGAAGAAAAGACCGATTTATGAATGCACGGATGTACAG GTTGAAGCCGCCAAGGGTTTCTTATCAGTTCTAAGAGCTTACTCAGATTCACTTTGCTCAAATCTCCGTCCCCACACAATTACAAATGTACAGTCCAATGATGATAAG GTATCTTTACTCCTGAAGGAGAGTTTCATCGATTCATTTCCTAATCGCGATCGACCATTTATGAAG CATTTCGTGGACACGCAACTCTTCTCTGGACATACAGATCTTGTGCTCTCTTTCTTCCAAAAGGAATAG
- the LOC133797316 gene encoding uncharacterized protein LOC133797316 isoform X2, whose product MVVVGLHPNCDIQALERQYVGRRAEGSGKLRNTLSYQNQSRVEPNIEPQVLFVYPPEKQLPLKYKDLLSFCFPGGVEVHAVERTPSMSELNEILLGQEHLKQSDLSFVFRLQVADSTLYGCCMLVEELVQKPSGLLSIISDKQPSYPPLSRHMLTTRRCYCILSRLPFFELHFGVLNSIFTEERLERLTKGIAGLDFESPEDYSKEEHIDESTEETSDSVSVDDRAAEDVLNGSPELSQCKDSEPGAVTNDGSHLDCQMLDKDIDLLKKKIKDDVVSIEPETELATAKRESSGANSEDCDDYVDIIAINKQAVESRFPNAVLPLLRYYQYESSESSPSFQGSPCEDRNFRSDVDDTETEEASFSGQDDSNDLNGILEWAKANDHGSLQIICEYYRLRCPAKGSTLRFHPLEHLHPLEYHRLEETVIHVGGSTIDLRSCTTSLELSEAHTALLVEEEANALSIWAVACICGSLRLENVLTLYAGALLEKNIVVICSNLGILSAIVLSIIPLIRPYRWQSLLVPVLPSDMLDFLDAPVPYIVGVKNKTNEVLSKLSNSVLVDANKNQVKSPTIPQLPKQKELFASLSPYHAKLVGESYLGKKRPIYECTDVQVEAAKGFLSVLRAYSDSLCSNLRPHTITNVQSNDDKVSLLLKESFIDSFPNRDRPFMKHFVDTQLFSGHTDLVLSFFQKE is encoded by the exons ATGGTAGTTGTTGGCCTTCACCCTAATTGTGACATTCAAGCACTTGAGAGGCAATATGTTGGAAGAAGGGCTGAAGGTTCTGGAAAGTTGCGAAATACACTTAGTTATCAGAATCAATCACGTGTAGAACCCAATATTGAACCTCAG GTCTTGTTTGTTTACCCTCCAGAAAAGCAGCTGCCACTTAAATACAAGGATCTCCTTTCATTTTGCTTCCCTGGAGGCGTTGAG GTTCATGCTGTTGAAAGAACTCCTTCCATGAGTGAATTAAATGAAATTCTTCTTGGGCAG GAACACCTTAAACAAAGCGATTTGTCATTTGTATTCCGGTTACAG GTTGCTGATTCAACATTATATGGATGCTGCATGTTAGTTGAAGAATTAGTACAAAAACCTTCTGGATTGCTTTCAATAATTTCAGACAAACAACCTTCCTATCCTCCTTTGAGCCGTCATATGCTAACCACTCGCAGATGTTATTGCATTCTCTCAAGGCTTCCTTTTTTTGAATTACACTTCGGTGTATTGAATAG CATCTTCACAGAAGAAAGGTTAGAGCGGCTGACAAAAGGTATTGCTGGTTTAGATTTTGAATCACCAGAGGACTATAGCAAGGAAGAACATATAGACGAAAGTACTGAAGAAACTTCTGACAGTGTATCAGTAGATGATAGAGCTGCAGAGGATGTGCTCAATGGATCACCTGAGCTTTCCCAATGCAAAGATTCTGAACCTGGAGCAGTTACAAATGATGGGAGTCACCTAGATTGTCAGATGCTTGACAAGGATATTGACTTGTTGAAGAAAAAAATCAAGGATGATGTTGTTTCTATTGAACCTGAAACCGAGTTGGCTACAGCCAAAAGAGAATCTAGTGGTGCAAATAGTGAAGATTGTGATGACTATGTTGATATCATTGCTATAAATAAGCAAGCAGTGGAAAGCCGTTTCCCAAATGCTGTTCTGCCTCTCCTGCGCTATTATCAATATGAAAGCTCTGAATCTTCACCCAG TTTTCAGGGTTCTCCCTGCGAGGACAGAAATTTTCGGAgtgatgttgatgatactgagacagAAGAGGCATCTTTCTCTGGCCAAGATGATTCTAACGATCTCAATGGTATTTTGGAATGGGCTAAG GCAAATGATCATGGATCACTACAAATCATATGCGAGTATTACCGGCTGCGTTGCCCTGCGAAGGGTTCCACTCTTAGATTTCATCCCTTGGAGCACTTGCATCCCTTGGAATATCATAGACTAGAAGAAACTGTCATACATGTCGGTGGTTCAACTATTGATTTGAGGTCTTGCACTACAAGTTTAGAACTTTCTGAG GCTCATACAGCGCTCTTGGTTGAGGAGGAAGCAAATGCTTTGTCAATATGGGCAGTTGCATGCATATGTGGCTCTTTACGACTCGAAAAC GTATTAACTTTGTATGCTGGGGCACTGCTGGAGAAGAATATTGTGGTGATCTGTTCCAATTTG GGTATCTTATCTGCTATAGTATTGTCAATTATTCCTCTGATCCGTCCTTATCGGTGGCAAAGCCTACTAGTGCCG GTTTTGCCAAGTGACATGCTAGACTTTTTGGATGCACCTGTCCCTTATATT GTTGGTGTGAAGAACAAAACCAATGAAGTTCTATCAAAATTATCCAATTCAGTTCTCGTTGATGCCAACAAGAACCAG GTGAAATCACCTACAATACCCCAACTGCCTAAACAAAAGGAATTGTTTGCATCCCTAAGTCCTTATCATGCAAAGCTCGTTGGAGAAAGTTATTTGGGGAAGAAAAGACCGATTTATGAATGCACGGATGTACAG GTTGAAGCCGCCAAGGGTTTCTTATCAGTTCTAAGAGCTTACTCAGATTCACTTTGCTCAAATCTCCGTCCCCACACAATTACAAATGTACAGTCCAATGATGATAAG GTATCTTTACTCCTGAAGGAGAGTTTCATCGATTCATTTCCTAATCGCGATCGACCATTTATGAAG CATTTCGTGGACACGCAACTCTTCTCTGGACATACAGATCTTGTGCTCTCTTTCTTCCAAAAGGAATAG